In one Apium graveolens cultivar Ventura unplaced genomic scaffold, ASM990537v1 ctg4220, whole genome shotgun sequence genomic region, the following are encoded:
- the LOC141701628 gene encoding uncharacterized protein LOC141701628: MEGVPSVLYWVLNKLEVAKHEEVVDIYVALWGIWFWCNKRVWTDQMVNPAIAMESSVRILRDWKTARQCMQPGISQRVEARSDTRKWKAPDRGSIKLNVDASFLPEADSFSIGMVIRDHDGTFIEGRSMTLPRPTTVFEAECIRVREALSWLLSYQGRRAVVEIDSLLSVKALYGGGKNLLEVGHVIDQCKMLLEDLPTVHVTHIRKHANKVAHSLARIPCLLNCFVAFSSPPTHLVETILNDFSHY; encoded by the coding sequence ATGGAGGGAGTCCCATCAGTCCTATATTGGGTGCTTAATAAACTGGAAGTGGCAAAACATGAGGAGGTAGTTGATATTTATGTAGCTTTATGGGGAATTTGGTTTTGGTGCAACAAGAGAGTGTGGACCGACCAAATGGTGAATCCAGCCATTGCAATGGAGAGTAGTGTCAGGATTCTAAGGGACTGGAAAACAGCTAGGCAATGTATGCAACCAGGGATCAGCCAAAGGGTCGAAGCAAGAAGTGATACCAGAAAGTGGAAGGCCCCAGATAGAGGATCAATAAAACTCAATGTTGATGCATCTTTCTTACCAGAAGCTGATTCTTTTTCTATTGGGATGGTTATCAGAGATCATGACGGCACGTTTATTGAAGGAAGAAGCATGACATTACCTCGTCCAACAACTGTGTTTGAAGCCGAGTGCATTAGAGTAAGAGAAGCGCTGTCTTGGCTTCTAAGTTATCAAGGTCGAAGAGCTGTGGTGGAAATAGATTCTTTGCTGTCGGTTAAAGCTTTATATGGTGGTGGTAAGAATTTGTTAGAAGTGGGGCATGTGATCGATCAATGTAAGATGCTTCTAGAAGACCTGCCTACGGTTCATGTTACTCATATAAGGAAGCATGCCAACAAGGTGGCACATAGCTTAGCTAGAATCCCCTGTCTGTTAAATTGCTTCGTTGCATTTTCATCTCCTCCTACCCATTTGGTGGAGACTATTCTGAATGATTTCTCGCATTACTAA
- the LOC141701624 gene encoding uncharacterized protein LOC141701624: MRRTKNWFDEEVIKNGNKFELCLVGRFLTEKNLNIPAMKSKMVDIWRSTTRINIKILSPGLFLFQFYHNDDMQWMVNNGPRSFDGAILVTNTIPVGGNPTKIPLNEVDFWIQIYDLPSDFMSESIDKQLGNFFGTFLMYDSNNNASIWREYMRIKVKVDVRSPLKRRKKIGSKNRKECIVNCKYEKLADFCFVCGVLSHTERFCKKKIEGGTEGVTRKWGNWLRAPPRRGVAQGRSK, encoded by the coding sequence ATGAGGAGAACGAAGAACTGGTTTGATGAGGAGGTTATCAAGAATGGTAATAAGTTTGAATTATGTTTGGTAGGAAGGTTTTTAACAGAGAAGAATCTGAACATTCCAGCAATGAAGTCTAAGATGGTGGATATCTGGCGGTCAACTACAAGAATAAACATTAAAATATTATCACCGGGGTTGTTTCTATTTCAATTCTACCATAATGATGATATGCAGTGGATGGTGAATAATGGGCCTAGGTCATTCGATGGTGCTATCCTCGTTACCAATACTATTCCTGTGGGTGGAAATCCTACCAAGATACCTCTTAATGAAGTGGATTTTTGGATTCAGATATACGATTTGCCTAGTGATTTTATGTCGGAATCGATTGATAAACAGCTAGGTAATTTTTTTGGAACATTCTTGATGTACGATTCAAATAATAATGCAAGTATTTGGAGAGAGTACATGAGGATTAAGGTCAAGGTTGATGTAAGATCTCCATTGAAGAGAAGGAAGAAAATCGGTAGCAAAAACAGGAAGGAATGCATTGTGAACTGTAAGTACGAGAAGCTAGCTGATTTTTGCTTTGTCTGTGGAGTTTTGTCACATACTGAACGCTTCTGCAAGAAGAAGATTGAAGGTGGTACAGAAGGAGTTACTCGTAAGTGGGGGAATTGGCTCAGAGCTCCGCCGCGTCGAGGGGTGGCACAAGGACGGAGCAAGTAG